A part of Primulina eburnea isolate SZY01 chromosome 10, ASM2296580v1, whole genome shotgun sequence genomic DNA contains:
- the LOC140803918 gene encoding uncharacterized protein gives MQLFLIWLKEKKELDESHSLNACVDESIGGSFVATSEVENKTVSQSSIADHVRARDDRVKKKKGSMFVTPPSSTPRRQRKLKKHEVIDVEKKGNTPGKVAIDEFQGRSDFCGHGEADDEERKLVTNFLARKELEYVDIPYVSSSYFRNNVSKFFNEIEFSIL, from the exons ATGCAGTTGTTTCTGATTTggctaaaagaaaagaaagagttagaTGAATCCCATTCTTTGAATGCTTGTGTTGATGAGAGCATTGGTGGTAGTTTTGTTGCTACTTCTGAAGTGGAGAATAAAACGGTTTCTCAATCTTCAATTGCGGATCATGTGAGGGCTAGGGATGATCGTGTAAAGAAAAAAAAGGGTTCCATGTTTGTGACTCCACCTAGCTCAACACCAAGACGTCAGAGGAAGTTGAAAAAACAT GAAGTTATAGACGTTGAGAAGAAAGGCAATACTCCTGGCAAGGTTGCCATTGATGAGTTTCAAGGTAGATCAGATTTCTGTGGACATGGAGAAGCTGATGATGAAGAGAGAAAATTGGTGACAAACTTTCTTGCTAGAAAAGAGTTGGAGTACGTTGATATTCCGTATGTTTCTTCTTCTTATTTTCGTAATAATGTGTCcaaattttttaatgaaattgagttttctatttTGTAG